Sequence from the Fulvivirga ligni genome:
TTTGGAGGATGTCTTATCATTAAAACTTATATAGACTTAAACTATTTTGAGTTATGATCGGAGAGAACTTTAGGCTTTCGTCTATTCGCTCCACAAGTCTCCCCTAGTTCAGGAAATAACTCAAATAATGATCTAAACATCTGGATATCTCTAAAATTGATATGAAATTCATCTCCAGCGCTATCGGTCCACTCAATATGAAGCATTACCTTGGCGATATTCAAGGGTCTTTTTAATCTTGTGATATGCTCAATATCATCAAATGGCAATGACCCTCTATCACACTTCATCTCTGGTAAATTGTCAATTCTGAAAAATTTTTCTTTACCTCTATAAAAGATTGTCAGATAATGAAATTTCCCTCCAAAACCTTTTTTCTTAACCTTATAAAACCCTACCTCCAATTTCATGATTTATTATATTAAGTATTTTGCTAATTTAATTAGCAATTGCTAATTATAAAATCACTTGATGAAAAATAAGATCATATTGCGTTAAATATCTACCAATTTGCGTCAACAATTTTTAGAGTTATGGGTTAGGTGTATTTGAACATTGACTATTCAAACCTTGGAGAAAGATGAGTAAAATTGATGATCTAAAGCAAATTACTGAGTACACAAAAAAATTGCAGCAAGCCTCTTTGGAATTAAGATCCAAACTGACAGCTATCATTCTTTATAATGAACAAAGTACAGCTCTCAACTCCGATGAGAAAGAATGTATTGATAACATTACCAAGGTCATTAAAATGAAAGGTGATGAACTGGTATACTGTGAAAATAAGCTACTGGAAGTAATTGAACATTTAGTTCTTGAGAAGGAGATGACCGCTGAACTTAAGGAATTTGGATGATAAATAAAGGTAGATGATAAAATAATCTACCTTTATTTTTTAAGGAGTCATTACCACCTTAATGCATTTATCCTTCTTATCTCTGAATGTTTTATATGCCTCAGGAGCATCATCCAGTTTCAATCTATGTGTGATAATAGCCGATGGATCAATTTCTTCACTCTTGATTTTGTTTAATAATGGCTCAAGAAATGCTTGCACATGGGTCTGTCCCATTTTAAAAGTGAGCCCTTTATTCATAGCCGCTCCAAAAGGTATTTCCACTTTATCGATGTACACGCCTGGAATTGAAACATTACCACCCTTCTTACAACATTTGATGATTTGCTCTAAAACATATGGGTGATCACCATCAATTCTTGCCAAATCTTTAATATCATCCTTAATCACTTCTAATCTACCTGTCCCGTGAGCTTCCGCTCCTACCGAGTCAATACAACAGTCAGGACCTTTACCAGATGTCATTTCCATAAGCAAATCATATACTTCCGTTGCATCGGTAGTATTAATAGTTTCAGCCTTTCCGAAAGACCTAGCTAACTCTAGTCGCTCAGGTACGGAATCAATAGCTATTACCCTAGAGGCTCCCATCATCCAAGCGCTTTTAATGGTGAATTGCCCCACTGGACCACAGCCCCAAACGGCAACTACATCACCATTTTTAATACCTGCATTAAGTGCAGCCATATAACCTGTAGGAAATATATCTGAAAGGAATAGTACTTTCTCGTCGCCTAACTCCTCAGGTACTTTAATAGGACCTACACTGCTATAAGGAACTCTTACATATTCGGCCTGACCTCCAGAAAAACCACCCGTCATATGTGAATAGCCAAATATACCGGCAATAGCGTGTCCCATGTTCTCTTTTCCAAGCTCTGGTTTAGGATTACTGTTATCACATAACGAGTATTCATCCTGCTCACAGTAAGTACAATGACCACAGGAGATGGTAAAGGGCACCACTACGCGATCACCTTTCTTAAATTTGGTCACATTTTTCCCTAACTCAACAATCTCACCCATAAACTCATGGCCTAGAATGTCTCCCTCCTGCATGGTAGGAACCAAACCTCCCAATAAGTGAAGATCTGAGCCGCAAATGGCGGTGGAAGTAACCTTAATTATTACATCATCCGGATCTTCAATAATTGGATCAGGAACTGTATCAATACGCACGTCATTTTTACCGTGCCAACATAGTGCTTTCATACTTCGAATATTTTAAGTTTAGATTCAACGTATGAATACTAATATCATACCACTACGTTGGACTATTTATTGTCTGCTTTTTGATTTTAACAAGAGTAAAAAAGCCCCATTACAGGGGCAATATTGACTCATTAATATCTCTAATAATTAAACTCATTGCCTTAAGGAGGTTAATTGAGTTGGTTTAGCACTTCAAAGTGAATAGGCTTAAAACTTCCGTTATTACTATCCTCGGCTGAGCAAGCTGTTAAACCTACGATCAAATTCATTTCCGCCTTAAATATCACATAGTCTCCCGATTTACTAGTTGGTGGACATACTTCAATTTTTCCATCTGATGCAAATTTTACGTTCATAAAAATATTAAACGCAGTGGGTATATCATCTGGACTTATGTCATACTTCGCTAGGTTAGTATAAAGGTTTTCGAAGCAACTGGGGTGATAGCCTTCATGCTTATACATGATCTCAAAAGTTTCAGGACTACAGGGTGCAAGTAGGAAGTCATTTCTCCCGTTAGTATCTTCAATGATACTAGCCATTACGTTCGATCTGTTACTCCACAGCTTATGTCCTTTAGTTAATAAAAGTGTCTCCTCAAAATCCAGAGATTTGCCTGATGATATTTTCTCCCTTATATCATCAGCGTTGAAAAGTACCATATCACTCACCTGTTCCCCATTTGGATCAATTACCTTAAGGTATTGACCCTTTTTAATAGTGAATGCTTCTCCACTCTGCTTTTTAATAATATGTAACATTAAACTCTATTTTGATTTAGAAATGGGCACTTCCATCGATTATCTACGGCTCTACCACTATACTGCCTGGCCTCACTACTCTGGCCAAAATCCTCCAACATGGGATTTAAGTTTCCTTGAACTGTGGCATCATTGTCACGGATTTTTTTCTTCATTACTTGGTATTTCCCCGATGCTTTTAGGTTTTCAAATTGATAATGCAGATTAAAAACCATAGCTGGAATAGGGCATTGTCTGGAAAGTCTGGAACTTTTAGGATGCATACCTACAATATAAAATGCTTTCCCTCCTACGCTGAAACTAAAACTGTTATCTTCAGGATTATCACTCACCGTACCATCCCAAGAGTAATTATCAACACTATTTAAGAGTTGAAGCTGCTGCCACATTACAGTTTCGAACTGCTTTTCTGATCTTATTTTTTCTAAAGAAAAAGAGGCAATAAAACTGTAAAACTTTTTGGAATTACCCTCTACACTTTTGGTGAAGGTAAGAAGGTCTTGATATAGTTTCCTGGTGGATTCTACATTGTTGAAATATTGATAATCTACGATTTTAAGCGTATCCGATTTTAGTGTCGATTTTCCCATTAAACAAGGAAAGTTATCATCTGCTATATGTTTTTCTATTATTGCTTGAGCGTTCATTGTTTTAGGTTTTAAATTTGAAACGCTAATACAAAATTCACTCCGGTACATAAAACCATAGAAAACAGCCTTTTATCTCGATAGCTAAGGAATTAGAGCAACATAATTGACCAAGCGTTTCTACAATTCTTTAAATATCGTCAGGTGGCGATTTTGAAATGTGACGAGCGATGGTAACCTACGCTAGTGGACCATCGTGTCTCATTAGATGATACTGCCCAATTAACTTCCGATTTAATTCATACTGTTCATATAGCACTTATATTGGGAGCCAGCTTCATTCCTTTCCATTTATAATTATCTATCAGGCTTTAAGTAGGATTATCCCTCAACCTAGAACCAACGCTAACCAGCCATTTTTAATACTACTTTTTTTATTATTCTCTACAGGACTATAGCACTGTCCACATAGAAATTTGACGTTTAAATCTAGTTGATTTTAATCGATACTGCAGTATCTTTATATTCGCGTTATAGTCCAATACAACGCAATCTATCCATTGAAGGCCCGAAATTTTGTGTGGCCTTCTCATATTGTACGCCTTTTTCAAATAAGTAAAAATTAAATTTACATAAGTTAAAGTATATGCCACTACGCACACACCCTATATACATTGAAACTGAAAACAAGGAATTTTTAAAAATTGATAAATTCTATGAGGGAAGGTTTTTCATTAGTTCTCCAGCAGTTATTTATGATATTCAAACAGCAACATTCTACGATATATCTACAAATGAGTTGAAACCTATGGCTTTAAAGGCACGGCATCCGAAATTTTGGCGCGAGTGGCTATCTCAGCGCAAAAACTCAGATAGATTCTGATAACAATAAAGAAAGTGTTAGCGCATATAAACTAAAAAATTCCAATGAATTTATATTTTAGTTTTATAGATTTATACCTAGTGTTAGAGAATGTAAGTTAATAGAGGCCATTCCGTTCTTATAGGAATGGCTTTTTTTGATTGCATTTCAGCGTTTGCAACAAGACGATTACCTTGCACTATAATTATACTTAAAGATACTTCTGTCTTTTTCAGTGCGCCCTATTAAAATCTGGATTGGTCATTAAATACCATACAGCTCCAAGCATAATGGCTAATACGTCTAATGCATCAGCTACAAAGCGATCTGATAAATAAGGGAATAGCACCTCTGAAACTATGGCTAAAAAGATGGTGGTTATAATAACATCAACCGTCTGCAAATTTTGATCAAAAATCAAATAACGCTCTGCAGCTTGTAAGTGAAGCGCAAGTGCGCTCATGCAAAAGGGATCAAGGTAGTAATCAATGAATGGTATGCTTATTTTAAAAATAATCTCCAGCAACTGATGCCCCAA
This genomic interval carries:
- a CDS encoding zinc-dependent alcohol dehydrogenase, encoding MKALCWHGKNDVRIDTVPDPIIEDPDDVIIKVTSTAICGSDLHLLGGLVPTMQEGDILGHEFMGEIVELGKNVTKFKKGDRVVVPFTISCGHCTYCEQDEYSLCDNSNPKPELGKENMGHAIAGIFGYSHMTGGFSGGQAEYVRVPYSSVGPIKVPEELGDEKVLFLSDIFPTGYMAALNAGIKNGDVVAVWGCGPVGQFTIKSAWMMGASRVIAIDSVPERLELARSFGKAETINTTDATEVYDLLMEMTSGKGPDCCIDSVGAEAHGTGRLEVIKDDIKDLARIDGDHPYVLEQIIKCCKKGGNVSIPGVYIDKVEIPFGAAMNKGLTFKMGQTHVQAFLEPLLNKIKSEEIDPSAIITHRLKLDDAPEAYKTFRDKKDKCIKVVMTP
- a CDS encoding DUF1989 domain-containing protein, whose amino-acid sequence is MLHIIKKQSGEAFTIKKGQYLKVIDPNGEQVSDMVLFNADDIREKISSGKSLDFEETLLLTKGHKLWSNRSNVMASIIEDTNGRNDFLLAPCSPETFEIMYKHEGYHPSCFENLYTNLAKYDISPDDIPTAFNIFMNVKFASDGKIEVCPPTSKSGDYVIFKAEMNLIVGLTACSAEDSNNGSFKPIHFEVLNQLN
- the gntA gene encoding guanitoxin biosynthesis heme-dependent pre-guanitoxin N-hydroxylase GntA gives rise to the protein MYRSEFCISVSNLKPKTMNAQAIIEKHIADDNFPCLMGKSTLKSDTLKIVDYQYFNNVESTRKLYQDLLTFTKSVEGNSKKFYSFIASFSLEKIRSEKQFETVMWQQLQLLNSVDNYSWDGTVSDNPEDNSFSFSVGGKAFYIVGMHPKSSRLSRQCPIPAMVFNLHYQFENLKASGKYQVMKKKIRDNDATVQGNLNPMLEDFGQSSEARQYSGRAVDNRWKCPFLNQNRV